A region of the Littorina saxatilis isolate snail1 linkage group LG12, US_GU_Lsax_2.0, whole genome shotgun sequence genome:
taaatgaaatgaaaatacgCAAGTTCTCCCAACATCACAGCGACCTTTCCGACTTAGGCCTACGTGGGTCGACCGATTTCATTTTGAGAGGCGGGTTAGGTTTGTCAATCAAGGGTTTATTTATTGATAATGTTGATGGTGAGGGATTTGATCTGGCAGTTGGTGAAAGGAATGTTGCTTGGAAGGAGGGTTGCAAGATCTGCTCCGGGGTCATTGAACTCATTTTCGTCGGAGAAGATGTTGATCAGTTCGTCTTCTGTGAAATCCTCCCCTTTAGGATAATGGGATCGCCCGCTCTGTGCATCAGCCGACACATGAAGTGTGTTGGAGCCGCTCGGTTTGAAAGGGACGACAGCAGTCGAAGTTCCAGCGACATGTTCGGCGAGTGTAGTTCCCATGATCATTTTTTGTGTGGATGATGTGCGCTGGTACACAGCAAGTGAAGACACGGATTTGTGTCCAGTGATGGCCATGATTTCTGCGGGGGTGTGTTGATTCTGGTGGAGGACAGTGGCTCCAGTGGCACGGATACTGTGATTCGTGTACGTTTCTGACAGCTGGCATTTCAAGCTCAGTCGAGGAAGAAATTTCTGTAATGTGTTCATGCCAACGGGTTGATTGTTGTACCAGCATTCATCGTCAGTGTGAAACGAGGCCTTCGGATAGCACCAGAGTCTGTTGCAGTCTGGATGCAGTTTGGAAAGGTACCTTTCGAAGCTTTGAACAGGGCACCCAATTGTTCCAGTTTCTGGCATGAACCCCGAAAAGCCTTCGGCATCATCTTGGCGATGATTCTTGGTGAGTTCGTCGATGTTTTGGAATACATACTTTCTGCGTGTGTTTGCATCCATTTTGACAGCAAACGTGTCTTTTGTCATCGTGTGTATGTTTTCGTTACCTCTCCTGCAAAAGTAATACCTGATGTCGTACTGTACTTTGTTGTAGAGTCCAACAGGCGTGTCGGGGTTCAAGTGAATACTTGTGTACAATTTCTCGCGATCGTAATCGGTCAGGGGAGAATGGTGGGTAATGGAGGCTTTGCCGGCAGCCTTGATCTCTTGCATGGCAATTTTGAAGGACTCGTTAGATTGTGAGAAAGCGGGATCGGAGAGCAGGTCAAACTTTCTGTTGTAGGGAGGGCCTTTTAGGTGCCGATTCAAACCGTATCGGATACCttccagtgttgtttttttgtacaTTTCTCCTTTTTTAGTACGGGCTTCGAGATAGAAGGATGACAGGGTTGCATCCAAACTGTTTTTGTCATATTGTTCAAAGTTTACCTCTCTTCCCTTTTCGTTCAAGTACTCGCGAAAAGTTGCTGCCGATGACGCGGTTGCCTTCTGCGTACtggttggcacgagattctgtttcttcttggaAAGTTCATCCTCGGATACTGTTGCAAAACGTTTCATTTTCGAGTGTGCAGACGAcaacttgaccgctaaaaagtagtcctttcggaatcATTACGCCGAGTCCGAACATGAGGTccgaacattgtttttaggcaggatctaggtgaaagcgaggctgttcttatctctgtataccgtcgagagagagagaaatgcatGTCGAGACAttgacttatgtaacgatgctacattgattttacttgcaacgtagttgttcCATTGATTCCTCAGTTCACGGAATTTTTCTTCCCTCGATGTTTTTGCTTGCatgaaactgtttttattaTGCccttgacaataatatgttatgttcgtttgtatgttttgtttagtctgttaatcgtttgtttgttcggttgtttgttttttattacttctttgattGATATTTTTGATTGATAttcttacattttttaaacgtattatcattagattaaaccctcccatgggcgagggctggatgtaaaaaagcacctgtttgcttatgccattaccctcgttaataaagaatgtgtcttgtcttgtcttgtcttgtcttgtcttgtcttgtcttctcttctctctctctctctttctctctctatctctctctccctttgtctctctctccctctctctctgtttctctctgtctctctctgtttctctgtctctgtctctctatctctgtctctgtctctctctctctttctctctctctctctttctttctctctctctctctctctctctctctctctctctctctctctctctctctctctagatgtTAGATTTAGTCGTTGAAAATCCACCAAtacggattcttttagaaccaaatattcgttccatttaatgaactctatgaaaaattggtatgttctctttgtatacagttgttcattatcggaattatggtttattgtgacaaaatcacgaagatttggctctgtaatacaatgttttgctgagctaatgtattgttgggttactttccgtttatcttcattgctttacacc
Encoded here:
- the LOC138983268 gene encoding uncharacterized protein, which produces MKRFATVSEDELSKKKQNLVPTSTQKATASSAATFREYLNEKGREVNFEQYDKNSLDATLSSFYLEARTKKGEMYKKTTLEGIRYGLNRHLKGPPYNRKFDLLSDPAFSQSNESFKIAMQEIKAAGKASITHHSPLTDYDREKLYTSIHLNPDTPVGLYNKVQYDIRYYFCRRGNENIHTMTKDTFAVKMDANTRRKYVFQNIDELTKNHRQDDAEGFSGFMPETGTIGCPVQSFERYLSKLHPDCNRLWCYPKASFHTDDECWYNNQPVGMNTLQKFLPRLSLKCQLSETYTNHSIRATGATVLHQNQHTPAEIMAITGHKSVSSLAVYQRTSSTQKMIMGTTLAEHVAGTSTAVVPFKPSGSNTLHVSADAQSGRSHYPKGEDFTEDELINIFSDENEFNDPGADLATLLPSNIPFTNCQIKSLTINIINK